The following are encoded in a window of Sminthopsis crassicaudata isolate SCR6 chromosome 3, ASM4859323v1, whole genome shotgun sequence genomic DNA:
- the MARS2 gene encoding methionine--tRNA ligase, mitochondrial: MLQAVLRGLGHSVRLGPSLRIPVLGSRGWCDRGDAGEGRPGPPRAPDDRVYFTTPIFYVNAAPHIGHLYSVLLADALARYRRLRATPSQGPGLADSLVRFSTGTDEHGLKIQQAATAAGLSPSELCNRVSAQFRELFQEADVSFTDFLRTTEARHQRAVHHFWGALRARGLLYKGLYEGWYCASDECFLPEAKVTWRPGPDGESHPVSLESGHPVCWMKEENYIFRLSQFREPLRQWLQGNPQAITPDPFRLTVLQWLEEDLPDLSVSRGNSSLYWGLPVPGDPTQTIYVWVDALVNYLTVIGYPDLEQKVWWPTTHHIIGKDILKFHAIYWPALLLGAGMTPPHRIYVHSHWTVHGQKMSKSLGNVVDPLTCLNRFTVDGFRYFLLRQGVPNWDCDYYEKKVVKLLDAELADALGGLLNRCTATSLNPTGIFPVFCSSCFPSMEGVTIAPTKAQPEDYALVRSVSALPLQVENYYENFQIYKALEAVSSCVRQTNSFVQRNAPWKLNRENLADLQWLDTVLHVTLECLRVFGLLLQPVTPALADRLLSRLGISETERGLQNLCFLPRYYGQSCPFEGRRLGPDTGLLFPRLDKSRARLAKVHST, encoded by the coding sequence ATGCTTCAGGCCGTGCTTCGGGGGCTTGGGCACTCAGTGCGGCTAGGGCCCAGTCTTCGGATTCCTGTCCTGGGGAGCCGGGGCTGGTGTGACCGTGGCGACGCTGGCGAAGGGCGTCCAGGGCCCCCGCGGGCCCCGGACGATCGCGTCTACTTCACGACCCCCATCTTTTACGTGAATGCGGCTCCGCACATCGGACACCTGTACTCGGTATTACTCGCCGATGCGCTGGCCCGCTACCGCCGCCTTCGGGCCACGCCATCTCAGGGCCCGGGTCTGGCGGACTCCCTCGTCCGTTTCTCTACTGGGACCGACGAGCACGGGCTAAAAATTCAGCAGGCGGCCACGGCGGCGGGGCTTAGCCCTTCAGAACTCTGCAACCGGGTGTCCGCCCAGTTTCGGGAGCTCTTCCAGGAGGCGGACGTCTCCTTTACCGACTTCCTCCGCACCACGGAGGCCCGGCATCAGCGCGCGGTGCACCACTTCTGGGGAGCTCTGCGAGCCCGGGGTCTGCTCTACAAGGGGCTCTACGAGGGCTGGTACTGCGCTTCGGACGAGTGCTTCCTGCCCGAGGCTAAAGTCACCTGGCGCCCAGGTCCCGATGGGGAAAGCCACCCGGTGTCCCTGGAGAGCGGGCATCCAGTCTGTTGGATGAAAGAGGAAAACTATATCTTCAGGCTCTCCCAATTTAGGGAGCCTCTCAGGCAGTGGCTCCAGGGTAACCCTCAGGCCATCACTCCGGATCCTTTTCGCCTTACTGTTCTCCAGTGGCTGGAGGAGGACCTGCCAGACCTCTCAGTGTCCCGAGGGAATAGCAGTTTGTATTGGGGCCTCCCAGTTCCAGGTGACCCAACACAGACCATCTATGTGTGGGTTGATGCTCTGGTTAACTACCTCACAGTTATAGGTTACCCTGACTTGGAACAGAAGGTGTGGTGGCCTACCACCCATCACATCATAGGCAAAGACATCCTTAAGTTTCATGCCATCTATTGGCCTGCTTTGCTCCTGGGGGCTGGGATGACGCCCCCTCATCGCATATATGTGCACTCCCACTGGACAGTACACGGCCAGAAGATGTCTAAGAGCTTGGGTAATGTGGTTGATCCTTTGACTTGTCTTAATAGGTTTACAGTAGATGGCTTCCGGTACTTCCTCTTAAGGCAAGGTGTTCCTAACTGGGATTGTGACTACTATGAAAAGAAAGTAGTCAAGTTACTTGATGCTGAGCTGGCAGATGCACTGGGGGGGCTCCTGAATCGATGTACTGCCACTAGCCTGAATCCTACAGGGATCTTCCCAGTATTCTGCAGTTCCTGTTTCCCTTCCATGGAGGGTGTAACAATAGCTCCCACAAAGGCCCAACCAGAAGACTATGCCTTGGTGAGGTCAGTGTCAGCTTTGCCTCTACAGGTGGAGAACTACTATGAGAATTTTCAAATCTACAAGGCCTTGGAAGCAGTGTCCAGTTGTGTTCGTCAGACTAATAGCTTTGTCCAGAGGAATGCACCTTGGAAGCTTAACAGGGAAAATTTGGCAGATCTTCAATGGCTGGACACAGTACTGCATGTAACATTAGAGTGCCTTCGGGTGTTCGGATTATTGCTTCAGCCAGTTACCCCAGCACTAGCTGACAGGCTTCTTTCCAGGCTAGGTATCTCAGAAACAGAGAGGGGCCTTCAGAACTTATGCTTCCTTCCTCGATACTATGGGCAATCTTGTCCCTTTGAAGGGAGAAGACTGGGACCTGACACTGGACTCTTATTTCCAAGACTGGATAAATCTAGGGCACGTTTGGCAAAAGTTCATAGCACTTAG